One Candidatus Thermoplasmatota archaeon genomic region harbors:
- a CDS encoding type II toxin-antitoxin system RelE/ParE family toxin has translation MQNLKENPYRARAEADIKPPMGTKPLKYRIKVGDYRIIYLAKGKEVKIIEIMKRGKSYSDIP, from the coding sequence ATACAAAATTTAAAAGAAAATCCATACAGAGCAAGAGCAGAAGCAGATATTAAACCCCCTATGGGAACAAAGCCGTTAAAATACAGGATTAAGGTAGGCGATTACAGAATAATTTACCTGGCAAAAGGAAAGGAGGTTAAAATAATTGAAATCATGAAAAGAGGGAAGAGTTATTCCGATATTCCATAA